Genomic segment of Dactylococcopsis salina PCC 8305:
GTCGTTTCCCGTGAATACAGTGGTTACTAAATTTGGTTCGCTTCCTGATTTTTATAACCATTTAACTTGGATTAGCGCCCATCGTTTCCCCTCATGGATTTTACAAAACTCGATCGCCTTAGAAGGGCTTTCTCGCTTGAGTTTAGCCATGGCAAAAGTTACTGATTTTTGGAGTGGGATCGGAATTGCGATCTGTGCAGAAGTGAAGGGATGGAAAGACGGGAAAAAACAAACCTGTAACTTAGAATTTTACCATGAAAACACCTCGATCGCAGTGGGAATAGGAGTAGGAAGTATCGCCCAATTATTATTAAAGCAAGAGATTAAACAACCTGGAGTTTGGTCAGTTGAACAAATTGTCAACAGCGATTTATTTGATAAAATAATGACCGAAAGAGGACTTAAAATTAAGGCTTCAATTGCGCCTGATTCTGAATAATTTGTTCACAACTTTCCACAGAAGCGCCTTGTCTCATCACCTTAATTAATGTCTGGTAAGCCTCCTGATTGCGTTCAATTAAGGATTTCGCCTGTAACGTCGACCATTCTTGTTTCTGTTTCCGTTGACTTGGAGGATAGCCTAATTCCTTCAAAATTGCTTGCAGCTGCGATCGATCGTCTTCTCCTCCTTCCGCGTTACCATAAGATAAAATCTCCGCCGCCATTCCAGCACACCAAACCGTACAAAATCGGTCTAACATTAAATTAATTTGATTTGGTTTTTGTCCTCCCTTTTCTAAAGCCGTCGTATCAAATTGTACACCTCCTTTTCCTGGTTGTTTTTGACGAAAAGCCTCCCAAGCGGTGAGACTATAACCTGTAATTGGAATCCCTAAAAAATAAGCAGCAAGAAAATGTCCAGCCTCATGGTGTAACACTCTTTCCCGTTGTTCCGCCGTAGAAAATAAATCAAGAAAAAGCGTAACCCCGCGATTATTCCAAGTTAACGTATCAAAAGTAAGTAACCCCATAATGATAAACGTAATTCCTGCGGGAAAAACCACTGGAATATTCAAAATTGGGGCAAATAAAGCAAACATCGTCATGGCAAAAATGCCAATTGCGATTAAATTAAGACTGATAGACTGCATAATAACTAAGTGTAACCCAACACCATCAATTCTACTACTGTGGGGTGTTGGGTTTCGCAAACTTCACCCAACCTACTACTTATGAAAAATGTTGGGTTTCGCAAACTTCACCCAACCTACTAATTCCCCTAACCGTAGGTTGGGTGAAACGAAGTGTAACCCAACATCATCAATTCTACTACTGTGGGGTGTTGGGTTTCGTCTTCTCCACCCAACCTACATTTGCTAAGATTATTATAATTATGACAAGTAAAAACAGGATCAGAAAATGAACTCATTTCAACAAATTGTTGAATCCGTCGAAAGTTTACCTTTAGAAGATCAGGAAATTTTGCTTGAATTTCTGCAAAAAAAGATACAAGAAAAACGAAATGATCAAGTTAAACAGGAGATTTCAGAAGTTCGCGAAGAATTTGCTAAGGGGAACGTTAAATGGGGATCAGTTGATGACTTTTTAGGAGAGTTAGAACAACCATGAAAATTGGCTGGACTCCCAAATCATTGCGTTCTTTTAAGCGTTTAATTCGCAAAAATCCTCATCTCATACCTCTTCTTGAAAAAACTTTAAAGCAACTATCCGAGAACCCTTTTCACCCTACCTTACGCACTCATAAACTCAAAGGTGAGTTAGAAGAAATTTGGTCTTGTTCAATTAACTATCAGTATCGCATTCTATTTGAATTCGTTAGGAATACCCAAGAGGAAGATGCGATTTTATTACTGAATTTAGGAACACATGATGAAGTATATTAAAAGATAAATAGTAGATTAGGCAAAACCAAGTGTAACCCAACATCATCAATTCTACTACTGTGGGGTGTTGGGTTTCGTAAACTCCACCCAACCTACTACTTATACCATTTCGATCAACTGGCGCTACACACCGATCCACTAAAGCCCCCCTTTCAAAGGGGGGTTGGGGGGATAAACTGTAACCTAACTTTTTAGAAATGGTATTATGGAAAATGTTGGGTTTCGCAAACTTCACCCCATCTACTACTAAAAAATTCCCCTCCACTAGGAAGGGGAAAATTAATCTTTCAAACTTGAATCATCGATCGACCGATCCCATAATCACATCAATGCTTCCTAAAATTGCCATAATATCAGCAACTTTCATGCCCTTTAAAAGGTGAGGAAGAATCTGTAAATTATTAAAATCAGGGGCGCGAATTTTCCAACGCCAGGGGAAAACATTATCATTTCCCACTAAAAAGATGCCCAATTCTCCTTTTCCACTTTCCAAGCGAACATAATGTTCTCCTTCAGGAATTTTGAATGTAGGCGCCATTTTCTTGGCAATATATTGATAGTCAAAATCGTTCCATTGCGATTTTTTCCCTTCTGCCATCCGTCGCGCTTCTAGGTTCTCATAGGGGCCGCCTGGAATGCCAGCACAAGCCTGACGAATAATTTTAAGAGATTCTCGCATTTCTCGCACGCGCACGAGGTAACGCGCAAAACAATCACCTGCGGTTTCCCAGTGAATCTCCCAATCAAAATCGTCGTAACATTCGTAATGGTCAACTTTCCGTAAGTCCCATTTTACCCCAGACCCGCGTAACATCGGACCGGATAATCCCCAGTTAATCGCTTCTTCACGGGTAATAACACCAATTCCTTCTAAACGACGACGGAAAATCGGGTTATTGGTGATTAGCTTTTCGTATTCATCTACTTTCTCAGCGAAATAATCGCAGAAGTCGATACATTTATCTAACCATCCATAAGGTAAATCAACCGCAACTCCTCCCACACGGAAGTAGTTATTATTGATTAATCGGGACCCACTGGCAGCTTCCCAAAGGTCGTAAATCAGTTCCCGTTCGCGGAAAATGTAGAAAAATGGCGTTTGTGCGCCCACATCCGCTAAAAAGGGTCCTAACCACAGTAAATGGTTGGCAATGCGGTTTAATTCGAGCATGATCACACGGATATATTGAGCGCGTTTGGGAACTTCAATATCCGCGAGTTTTTCTGGTGCATTAACGGTAATCGCTTCGTTGAACATTCCCGCCGCATAATCCCAACGACTCACGTATGGAACGTACATCACGTTTGTCCGATTTTCCGCTATTTTTTCCATTCCTCGATGGAGATAACCAATGACGGGTTCACAATCTACCACGTCTTCCCCATCTAGGGTGACGATGAGGCGGAGAACACCGTGCATTGAGGGATGGTGAGGTCCCATGTTTAACACCATGGGTTCGGTTCTAGTTTCGATCTTTGCCATGATTATGAGGTTTTTCCTTGTGGTTTCACGTCTGCGCGGTGACGATCTTAAAAATGTTTCATTCTCTTAACCATTATAGGGAGCAATGTTGCTCCTAACTGCTACCGTCGAGAGGTAAGTTGTAAAAAGACGGTGGCTTTTCTGACTCCAGTTTCTGTTCCTTCGCTGGCAAGGGTTAAAATTTGAAGATGATCAAATAGGGGTTTTCCCGCCAGTTCAATGATCCGAATGAGAGGGAATTGTTGTTCGAGGAGAGGTTGGCTTTTTTCCCAGTCGAGATAGAGATAGCCGTCGTTTTCTGGGGGTAACTGTGCGATCGCGCTTTGGAAGGCTTCACGATTGATCAATGAGTCTTCATCTTTAGTGATACCTTGGGAAATGGCTTCTATAGATGTTCCAAACACTTGGTAATTCTCCATTTTCCCATGAATTCCTTTTACTTCTGCATTCAAACGGACGGGATTTTTTTTCGGGTTAAAGTTAACATGATTCGCATTGGGTTTAATCACTGTCCAAGCGGTGACTTGTTGTTCTCCTAACTTCAAATTACCGACGCTATAGCCCTCTTGTTTCGCTTTTTCGTCTAATTGCTCGATCGCGCGTTTTGTCGCTTCTGGGGCGACAGTTTCCGCCACAAATACCCAATTTCCTTCTTTTTCCGCTTCTGTGGGGAGTAACGCCACCGCATACTCTCCTTTTACCCAGGGAAAAATCTGATCAGGGATTGAAATCCCTAATCGTTCCTGTAAACTGGCTTCTAATTGTTGACTCACCGCAGTCGTTGACTCATCCACAGCTAACTGTTGCCAACTGTTCCACAATTGATTTAAATCCACACCAGCGGCGGTGAAAACGCTATCACTGGGAATATAGTTTAAGGCGTTTATCGGTTGAGTCAAAGCGGGATCGCGGTTTTCTTCTCCTCCTATTCCTAACAATGCGGTTTGGGTTTTTAAGCCATCGGGAGTGAGAGAAACCCCAGCTGTGAGGGTGGGTTGATTGTCTTGTAGGGGAAGCGCTGGTTGTTGGGTAATCCAAGCCGCAACGGCGGGTAAGTTTAAGTAAAGTTGACCAATGCGAGGATTGGTGATGGTTTTTTGTGCTTTTTGGTAGGGAAGCGCCTGTTCTAAACTTAAACTGGGAACTTGAATGTTGTTAATGGCTTCTCGTAAAACTTTCGGATGGTTGGCAAATAAGACATGATCACCGACAACAGCGCTGGCTAACGCTCCCGCATTGGGATCAGGGTTGGTTTGTAACGGACGACGATAGGTAATGTTGATCCCTTTGTAGCGTTCAAAAACTAAATCGGTGTTGGGAGAAACCGCTTGACGGGAATAATAGGCTTGTAGAAATTCTCTCGCTAATTCTTGATCGTCGGTGGTGGTGACAAGAAGATAGCCTGGTTGAACGCCGTTGGTGCGATCGCGATCGAAGTCTAAAGCGGTAACAGCGAGGGTGATTTCTTCTCCTAACCAGGGTTTAATGTCTCGATCGTAATCTAGTTGACGACTGGCGAGAAATTGTGATTTAATGCGGTCTAATTCTTGACGGGAGCGCGATCGAATCTGTAATGGCGCTCTTAACTGCCGATAGGCTTCTAATCGATCGACATCCACCACCAAAGAAGCCATAATCGGTGCTTGTTTCGACACAAATTGAGCCGCAGTGGGGGATTGAACTACGCCGCCTTTTTCATAAATTAAGGGACTTTTTTGTAATAACCAGTTGAGACTTACGGCAAAAAGTGCCAAGAAAATAAGAGATGCTGTGATTAAAGTAAGTAAAAAAGAACGAAACTTCATATTTAAAGTCAATAATGATTATTTTTTCTAGCATCTACCATTATTTCAGGAATAGGACGTTCCTCTTCCCCTGACGTTAAGAAAAATGCGATCGCCAGACGATCTCAGTATTTCACCAGTTATAGTGATTCCAAATAAAAAACAGCAGATCAAAGGTAGTGGGAGCATCTTGCTCCCTAGTAGCAGCCAAGATGGCTGCACTACGGATCTGAACACTCAGTAGAACACATGGGAGACAATCTCACGGGTGCTGGAGAAGGAGACGATGAAGTTGTCATTGTAAACTTAAAAAAAGTCCCCGATGAGGTGGCGAAATTAGTCTTTGTTGTTACGATTTATGATGCGGATCAACGTCAACAAAACTTTGGACAAGTAGAAAATGCTTTTGTGCGCGTGGTTGATGTAAAAAGTAAAGAAGAAGTGTTACGGTACGACTTAACCGAAGACTACTCGATCGAAACGGCGCTAATTATGGCTGAACTTTATAAAAAAGATGGACAGTGGCGTATGAGTGCGGTTGGCGCTGGTTACGAAGGTGGTTTACAAGCAATTTTAAATCGTTATTATAACTAGAAAAAAATGGGAATTAATCTACAAAAGGGACAACGGATTTCACTGAAAAAAGAAGCACCTAGCTTAAAAAAATTGATGTGTGGTTTAGGTTGGGATGTGGTCGATCGATCTAGCGGTTTGACTTCAATGTTTAAGGCCGATTATGATCTAGATGCTTCGGTTTTATGTCTAGATCAAAATGATAAGCTCAAAGGCAATTCTAACGTCGTTTATTTTGGTAATCTCAGCCATCAATCAGGCGCAATTACCCATCTTGGGGATAATCTCACAGGAGAAGGAGAAGGGGATGATGAACAAATTATTGTTGATTTACCGAATGTTCCCGCAGAAATTTCTAAATTAGTATTTGTAGTTAATATCTATGATGCAGTGAAGCGCAAACATGATTTTGCTCAAGTAGAAAATGCTTTTGTGCGTTTAGTTGATGTGTCTAATAATCAAGAAATTGCTCGTTATACCCTTTCTGGAAATGATTATCAAGGAAAAACCAGCATGATTTTAGGGGAAGTTTATCGCCAAGATGACGAATGGAAAATGGCAGCAATTGGCAATGGTTTAGAACTGAACGGGTTACAAGAAGTCGTTAATCATTATTTGTAGCGTTAGTTACACCGAAGTCGTCCAAGCAAAGCGCGATTGGACAGCGTTTTCAACGTAACAACTCGTGATCAGCCCGATCGCGTTGAAATGGCTAACTTAAACCGAATGCCAGGGGCGACTCCCAAAATGGCAGATCAGCAATGGTATAAAGTTGATTATCTTAAACATTTAATCAGTCGATACCACTCGCGCCGCGATCGCGCCTTATCATTGACCCCGGCATTGGCTTCGGGAAAACCGCCGAATAAAACTTAGAATTATTACGCCAGTTGCATCAGTTTCAAACCTTAGGTGTCCCGATCTTAATTGGAACCTCTCGCAAAAGTTTTATTGGCAAACTTCTCAATGCAAGCGATCCTAAAAAACGAGTCTGGGGAACCGCTAGCACCTGTTGTGGCGCGATCGCGCCTTTTTCAGCAAACCCTAATTAGCAAAGGAACGTTGAGAGAGATGCCCTTGTTCAATTTGGGCAATGTCTAAACTTGGGGCAAACGACCCCATTTGGGCTAATTGTTTTTGCGCCGCCTCTTCTGAGACTTGTTCCATAGTAGAAGCTAATTCTAACCGCAACTGTTGAGCTTGTATATGTCCTAAAATCCCTAACCGAATAGCAGCTCCCATTATTCCAGTCACAAAGCCATGAAGATAGGCTAAAGTAGCATCATTTTCCTCTAACCTTGCAGCTCGACTAACCACTGCAAAAATAATGGGATGTAAGCCATAGCAGGGACTTTCTCTTGATGAGAGGGCTTCTAACTGGGAATCTGACCAGACAGGAGTGGCAACGCTTAACAAAGCCCGACCACTGCGAAGGAGACTGTCTCGGGTGGTTGCGACCAAAGTTTGTGACCAAAGGTGTTGTTCAATTTGTGCGATCGCGCTGATGTTTCCCTGTTGACTCGCGCGATGGGTATGAATTAGGGCAACCAGTTCACTTGCTCCCACCTTTTGCCATAACGCCAGTTCTATCATGTCTCTTAATTCTTGGCTAGAGGTGATTTCACCTGTTTGGACAAACGTTTCTAGTCCATGGGAAAGGGTATAAGTTCCCGAAGGAAAAAAAGAATCCGCTAATTGCAGTAAAGCTAACTGTTGAGAAGATTGCACCATGATTTAATGGCTATGATGAGTTTGACTTCTCCTCGCTCTAAAGAGACGAGGATTCTAAGAGGTGGCTTCGCAACGGGTTAAAAACCTCGTTGCTCCGCTCTTTCTCTTAGAGTTCCAGATGTACAGTCTGGATGGCAGAGTCAAAGCTGCCCTACTGACCTTGACTAGACTTATGCCTAGTTGTATCTCTACTTTTCTTAAGATATTAGCTGCTGCGTTTGCATCAGCATTTACAATTCTTCCCGTTGAATCCTTATAGCAACCTCTCGTTACTCGTTTTCCTGACGGTTGCCACCTTTCGGGTTTTTCGCCGAATGTCGGGGGCAAATCACGGTCTAGAAAGCTCGACTTAGAAGTATAAGATTCTTCAGTTTCTACAAACTCAATTCCATTTTCCTCTGCTAATTGTTGAATCCGATTCTTTAACTTAGCTGTGGGAATCTGGACAAAGTTTTGATTATTTTGGTGTCCTATATTGATCCCTTGACGCTGACCTTTATTCCAACCGAAAACGATGATTCCTATATCCTTAATAAGGCAATAATTAACTACCATCTTCGCCGCTTTATTGTTTTTCCTAGCGGGATTCTAATTTGACCATCTTTGAGTTTTAGGGCTTGTTTTGGGTAGGAAGCAACCGCCATTCCTCCCTTATCTCTATAACTTGGAAGTTTGGGATGCTTATCAATTGTTCCTTCAAAAAAGGCTTCTCTTAATCCTTGATAGGACTTAAAAGATTCAGCAACACTTCTTAGAATCTGTTGAGAACACGCTCGAGTGAAGAGCTTTGAAGTTGACCTGTTGTTTTAACTCTTTCTCTAAATCATACTTCCCAATGATTCTTTTCTCATTAAAGAAAGTTTGACGAGCCAGATATATCCCACAATTAGTGAGATTATTAGCCGTATAGCAAATATGTTCTAATATAGGAATTAAGTCAGAGCTTGGTTTAATTCGATTTGGCTGACATCCATACATAGGCGTTCTAAAATAATGCTAAAATTATTATAACATAACTCAAGTCATTGACAAGATATGAAAAAAGAACAATTTTCCATTCGGATAGAAGTAGGGAGACTTGAAAAGTTGAGACTATATGCAAGACATAAAAGAAAAACAATGACTCAGCTAGTAGAGGACTGGATTGATACTTTAGAAATGCCGAATTACAAGGACACAGAAGGCTAAAGCCTTTAAGTGTCATTCATCCCTCGATTTCAAATCGAGGGCTTTCTGGCTGAGTTACTGTAAAAAGTCAATGTATCGGCTTGGTATTCCTCATAACGAATTTCTAAGCCCGGAATCCCCAAGGAGTGAATTAGGGCTTCCATCATTTTTGGTTCTGTCACCAGTTTGATATAAAGGCAGTTTTCTTGAACCTGAATGGGATAATGATGATTCCCTAAAACGTGACCAAAATTAATAAAATCCTGAAGTTGATAAGGTCTCTGAGAATCCCATTGCACAACCATCACCGTTTCCCGTTGTAACGAAATCAGCAACCAATGTCCTTGATCCGTTTGAAAAATATCACCCTCTCGTAAAGACTGAAATCGCTCTTTAATAATGCCTATGGGGTTTCCTTGTCGGGTTTGGGTATAAATGCGCCCTTTACGGTTCTCTTCTGGGGTAATTTCTACCTCTAAATAAGTTTTTTGCTGAATTTGATGCTTTAACTCAGGATGATCTTGAATATTGCCGAAATAATGACGGGCTGTCCACATTACTTGGGTATCTCCGGTAACGTTGGTAATCCTAAAAAATGGCGAAAGAGACTGACCGCTTCCTTGATATAGTAGAGACTATCACTAGCATGACTGGCTAGTAAACGAATCAGTAATCCTTCACAGTTGGGTAGGGTTGAAACCCCTACTTTCAAATCCTTGCTGTAGTCTTTTAGCAATATTTGTAATTTCTCTTGTAAGACAGATAGTGTAATTGCCTTCGGGGGGACTAAATAAAGCGTTCCCATAATCGGCAATGCTGCTAAAAGATGACTCTTTCTCAAGGGATTTTTCTTGCCCAATAGTTGACCTGAATCTTGAAAAAGACATTTCCCCTGTTGATTCTTCACAATGAATTGATTACTGTAATGGCGAAATTGATAAGATTCTCCTCGCGCAAGCCGTCCGGGGATAAGAATTTCACTGATGGCAAATCCTGAGTTGTCAGCAATGGTAATTTCCGATTTTTGCTGAAAACAAGCATCTTGATAAAGGATAATGGGCTCTGGTAGCCATTCTAGAAAAGCCCCCTCAGCAAGAGTAACGCAATGGGTTAATTGTGCTGATTGTTCAAGGTTAGGCATGGTATGAACTTTAGTCGCCGCTTGATCTGTAAGAAATAAATGGCTATTTTTGGCAAGGGTGATTTCACCAAAACAGCGATCGCCTGCTAGCCAGCCCGGCGCAGTATTCATCAGATAGAGATAAAGACAGTGTCGATCCTTAGAAGATAGCATCAGAGGGGGAGACAGACGAAACGGATAGGTTGCATAAGTCCGCATGGCTTGGGAATAACCTTGAACATCTTCACCCACTTTTAACTGTAAATGTAGAGTCATAGCGAAACCGAATCAACAAATAATAAGGTTTGGAAAATAAATTCCATCACAGAAGATAAGCCCTCCCCAGTTTTACAGTTGGTGTAAATAACAGGTTTTCCTTGCCGATTGGCAGTTGCTTCTTCTCGAATTATCTTGAGATCTGCCCCTACGTATGGCGCTAAATCAATTTTATTAATCACCACTAAATCAGCTTGCGTAAAGCCAGGGCCGCGCTTAGAAGGAATATCATCTCCTGCCCCCACATCAAGGACAAAAATATAGGCATCTACCAAATCATAGCTAAACGTTGAGGCTAAATTATCGCCACCACTTTCCACTAAAATTAAATCTAGGTCTGGAAAGCGTTTTTCTAAATCAGCGATCGCGAGTAAATTCATAGAAGGATCTTCACGAATCGCCGTATGAGGGCAACTTCCTGTTTCTACCCCCCAAATGCGGTCTGGCGGCAACAAACTCCCCCGTTTCAATCGATCCGCGTCTTGCTGAGTGAGTAAATCATTGGTGACAATTGCCAACTCAATCTCCTTTTCTCGGAGTCGTGGGACTAAGTTTTCAATTAACGCTGTTTTCCCACTCCCCACGGGGCCACCAATCCCTAAGCGAGCAACAGAAGGGCTTTCCATCATTTTTTACCTCAACGGAACATATAAAGTCGTCCTAAAGAAACGCGATCAACGGGATCACAGGTTGCAATTTCCCCATCCACTCGCACTTGGAAGGTATCAGGATCTACCTCAATTTCGGGACAAGCGGTATTATGCTTTAAGTCTGCTTTACTCAGTTGACGAGTATTCTGCACAGGTAAGAAGGCTTTTTGTAAGCCCAAGCGGTCAGCAATCCCATAATCAAGTGCTGATTGCGTCACAAAACAGGCAGAAGTGGCAGCGGCTGCTGTGCCATGGCTTCCCCATTGCGATCGATATAAAATTGGCTCACAAGTCATCAGTGAGGCATTCGATTCTCCCATCGCAGACCATGCAATAAAGCCTCCTTTAATAATCACTTCTGGCTTAATCCCAAAAAATCCCGGTTGCCAAAGCACAATGTCTGCCATTTTCCCTGTTTCTAATGAACCGACATGATCAGCAATCCCATAGGTAATCGCAGGATTAATCGTATATTTGGCTAGGTAGCGCAGAATCCGTTGGTTATCATTGCGGTCATTATCTTCGGGAAGGGGGCCCCGTTGATCCTTCATTTTGGAAGCAAGTTGCCATGTGCGACAAATAACCTCGCCAATGCGTCCCATCCCTTGGCTATCGGATCCCA
This window contains:
- a CDS encoding type II toxin-antitoxin system RelE/ParE family toxin, with translation MKIGWTPKSLRSFKRLIRKNPHLIPLLEKTLKQLSENPFHPTLRTHKLKGELEEIWSCSINYQYRILFEFVRNTQEEDAILLLNLGTHDEVY
- a CDS encoding NAD(P)H-quinone oxidoreductase subunit H, giving the protein MAKIETRTEPMVLNMGPHHPSMHGVLRLIVTLDGEDVVDCEPVIGYLHRGMEKIAENRTNVMYVPYVSRWDYAAGMFNEAITVNAPEKLADIEVPKRAQYIRVIMLELNRIANHLLWLGPFLADVGAQTPFFYIFRERELIYDLWEAASGSRLINNNYFRVGGVAVDLPYGWLDKCIDFCDYFAEKVDEYEKLITNNPIFRRRLEGIGVITREEAINWGLSGPMLRGSGVKWDLRKVDHYECYDDFDWEIHWETAGDCFARYLVRVREMRESLKIIRQACAGIPGGPYENLEARRMAEGKKSQWNDFDYQYIAKKMAPTFKIPEGEHYVRLESGKGELGIFLVGNDNVFPWRWKIRAPDFNNLQILPHLLKGMKVADIMAILGSIDVIMGSVDR
- a CDS encoding DUF3352 domain-containing protein, yielding MKFRSFLLTLITASLIFLALFAVSLNWLLQKSPLIYEKGGVVQSPTAAQFVSKQAPIMASLVVDVDRLEAYRQLRAPLQIRSRSRQELDRIKSQFLASRQLDYDRDIKPWLGEEITLAVTALDFDRDRTNGVQPGYLLVTTTDDQELAREFLQAYYSRQAVSPNTDLVFERYKGINITYRRPLQTNPDPNAGALASAVVGDHVLFANHPKVLREAINNIQVPSLSLEQALPYQKAQKTITNPRIGQLYLNLPAVAAWITQQPALPLQDNQPTLTAGVSLTPDGLKTQTALLGIGGEENRDPALTQPINALNYIPSDSVFTAAGVDLNQLWNSWQQLAVDESTTAVSQQLEASLQERLGISIPDQIFPWVKGEYAVALLPTEAEKEGNWVFVAETVAPEATKRAIEQLDEKAKQEGYSVGNLKLGEQQVTAWTVIKPNANHVNFNPKKNPVRLNAEVKGIHGKMENYQVFGTSIEAISQGITKDEDSLINREAFQSAIAQLPPENDGYLYLDWEKSQPLLEQQFPLIRIIELAGKPLFDHLQILTLASEGTETGVRKATVFLQLTSRR
- a CDS encoding TerD family protein, which gives rise to MGINLQKGQRISLKKEAPSLKKLMCGLGWDVVDRSSGLTSMFKADYDLDASVLCLDQNDKLKGNSNVVYFGNLSHQSGAITHLGDNLTGEGEGDDEQIIVDLPNVPAEISKLVFVVNIYDAVKRKHDFAQVENAFVRLVDVSNNQEIARYTLSGNDYQGKTSMILGEVYRQDDEWKMAAIGNGLELNGLQEVVNHYL
- a CDS encoding urease accessory protein UreF, yielding MVQSSQQLALLQLADSFFPSGTYTLSHGLETFVQTGEITSSQELRDMIELALWQKVGASELVALIHTHRASQQGNISAIAQIEQHLWSQTLVATTRDSLLRSGRALLSVATPVWSDSQLEALSSRESPCYGLHPIIFAVVSRAARLEENDATLAYLHGFVTGIMGAAIRLGILGHIQAQQLRLELASTMEQVSEEAAQKQLAQMGSFAPSLDIAQIEQGHLSQRSFAN
- a CDS encoding urease accessory protein UreE, with product MWTARHYFGNIQDHPELKHQIQQKTYLEVEITPEENRKGRIYTQTRQGNPIGIIKERFQSLREGDIFQTDQGHWLLISLQRETVMVVQWDSQRPYQLQDFINFGHVLGNHHYPIQVQENCLYIKLVTEPKMMEALIHSLGIPGLEIRYEEYQADTLTFYSNSARKPSI
- a CDS encoding urease accessory protein UreD, which codes for MTLHLQLKVGEDVQGYSQAMRTYATYPFRLSPPLMLSSKDRHCLYLYLMNTAPGWLAGDRCFGEITLAKNSHLFLTDQAATKVHTMPNLEQSAQLTHCVTLAEGAFLEWLPEPIILYQDACFQQKSEITIADNSGFAISEILIPGRLARGESYQFRHYSNQFIVKNQQGKCLFQDSGQLLGKKNPLRKSHLLAALPIMGTLYLVPPKAITLSVLQEKLQILLKDYSKDLKVGVSTLPNCEGLLIRLLASHASDSLYYIKEAVSLFRHFLGLPTLPEIPK
- the ureG gene encoding urease accessory protein UreG; translation: MMESPSVARLGIGGPVGSGKTALIENLVPRLREKEIELAIVTNDLLTQQDADRLKRGSLLPPDRIWGVETGSCPHTAIREDPSMNLLAIADLEKRFPDLDLILVESGGDNLASTFSYDLVDAYIFVLDVGAGDDIPSKRGPGFTQADLVVINKIDLAPYVGADLKIIREEATANRQGKPVIYTNCKTGEGLSSVMEFIFQTLLFVDSVSL